Within the Pangasianodon hypophthalmus isolate fPanHyp1 chromosome 19, fPanHyp1.pri, whole genome shotgun sequence genome, the region GCTGATCACGGAGCAGGcggctctctctctcccccgcgGCGCGCAGATCGCAGGCACGTGCGGAAGCAGCGAGGCAGAGCTGCACGTCTCCTGGAGCAATAACGCCTACACGCTCCGCCTTTACTTCAGCAAGGTGCGCCGCACAGCCGACCTGCCTGCTCCTGCCTCGCGCAGGGTCAGGAACTGGGCACTTTCATTCACATGATGGACACTCACTCAGGGGGTGTAGATCACAAAGTCATTTGGATATGCGCCCTGAGAGTTGCGCCCAcagcgtgcgcgtgcgtgtgcgcgtacACGTGTGTGGCTATGGGCatgcttttatgcttttatcCCTTGCTTTTATCTTTGTATTATGAGAAGATAAGATAATACATGACGATTTTGCATTTGGCTGGTtctcacaaaaagaaaaaaaaggagcaaaatcaaaaacaagttACTCAGGGGTAGGTTTAAGTGTAGGCGTAGTAATAGtacagtattgtgtgtgtgtgtgtgtgtgtgtgtgtttaggagaaACGCACCGTGAGAAGAGATGGAAAAACGAAAGAGAGTGAAGTGTGGAAGATAAACAAGGTTCAGCTGGTTTATGACACCTCTGAGACAACGCACTTCATCAACGCGTACAACCGTGAGAACACTTTTTTCCACTGtttaagtgtttattattattattattgttattgttattattattattattattattattattatcaaatatactactactactactactactactactactactactaataataataataataataacaattattattattattattattattattattattattattattattattgttgttgttgtttgtacataataataataataataataataataataataataataataataatgatgatgatgatgatgatgatggtgattattattattattattattattattattatttcattttcctaGCCTCTCTTGATCCACAAATCTTTTGTGCGCATCATGCGACATTATGCGCAACTTTGCTGTGAGCACTTTCCAAAAGCCAAATTTCTGCTCGGTGAATGCATTTATGGTCAAAGCACTCCTCTTATTAAATGGAACAAAACTCGGTAACTCAGAGCATTTTAGGTTtacagagttattattattatttttgaatgaCCCGCTCAGTTAAGATGAGGGTGTTCTCACTGCAGTGCACTGCGCAATTCCTCTGCATCTGTGCGTGATGTGTCGTTAATTCTCCACTCTTTTTCTCACAGGGAGAATCTCATCCTTCATTAAAACCATTCAGTGTGTTCCGCCAAGTCAGCaaaactgatattttaaaaaaaatattcgtttttgtttgttttttttcctttgttccttcctttttgttttatttgcgtGCAGGATTATGAGAGTGTAAAAGTAACTGATTTCAGCTTGGTGTCTCTTCTCATAAcgttctctttttatttatttctggttGATCTTAAACTTTCATAGATTGTATACATGAATGTATACATgcctatatatgtatatgtgtacatatataccTATATAACAGTTGTATATAGTCTTATGTAGTGATGAGTATGGCAACACTGAGGTAATTACTCTCTCTACAAAGTATTAAAATTACTGGTGCAAGGATGTAGATTAGAAATCCATTTGGAGACTCATCCACACATTTTaatctattatattatatatatattaatctcTTTGTGGGAATCAGATGTTCACATGATGTCAGGATTACATGATAATTCTGATATTGTGTGACATCTGTCTGGTCCCTGTACAGATTTGCAGCTTAACTATAAATACCACAAAGATaacacgtgtgtatgtgtgtctaccTGTGCAGCGGGGAAACACACTGCCAGCACCCATCATCTCTCAGCCCTGGTGACGCCGGTAGGCCGCTCCTACACGTGCACAGCGCAGCAGACCCTCACCCTCATCTCCAGTGACCACCAGAAAGGCATCACGGTCTCCATGTCTGACATCCAGATCCAACCTTTTGACATCAAAAGCGACTTTGTGTTCAGTGAACGTaagaaactcacacacacacacgcacacacaggatTTCTCAAGCATGCAAATGAGGAAATTCTTACCACATCATAGAAATTTGTGCTTTTACTGTGTCcctttaatgttttata harbors:
- the lamp5 gene encoding lysosome-associated membrane glycoprotein 5, with amino-acid sequence MEWLRFSTVDSAGVFLCLLCALAGVSVVAEQEVENLSGLSPNPDKDIFVVRENGTTCLMAEFAVKFVIPYDVLALNGIDLITEQAALSLPRGAQIAGTCGSSEAELHVSWSNNAYTLRLYFSKEKRTVRRDGKTKESEVWKINKVQLVYDTSETTHFINAYNPGKHTASTHHLSALVTPVGRSYTCTAQQTLTLISSDHQKGITVSMSDIQIQPFDIKSDFVFSEPYKCITDQRERLEETLPLVLGLILGLIIIITITIYHFHLKLTAHQPQLPRDRSLYKHM